The following coding sequences are from one Schizosaccharomyces osmophilus chromosome 1, complete sequence window:
- the atp17 gene encoding F1-FO ATP synthase subunit F, protein MSGSKAGTNPTIHSPTNSVRMAPFSLKPFIPPQVANPTALNAFPSSARMGRIVDFYTRLPKGTAPKKSSNGFFNWYYAKYLGKNASGAPLLHLVGAIFIFSYASEYFYHIRHHEH, encoded by the exons ATGAGCGGATCCAAGGCAGGTACGAATCCAACTATCCATTCACCAACAAATTCAGTAAGAATGGCTCCCTTCTCATTGAAACCATTTATCCCCCCTCAAGTTGCTAATCCTACA GCTTTAAATGCATTCCCCAGTTCTGCTCGAATGGGCCGTATTGTGGACTTTTACACTCGTTTGCCCAAAGGCACTGCTCCCAAAAAGTCTAGTAATGGCTTTTTCAATTGGTACTACGCCAAATACCTTGGCAAAAACGCCAGTGGTGCTCCCTTACTTCATTTGGTAGGTGCcatttttatcttttcttatGCTTCTGAGTACTTCTACCATATTCGTCATCACGAACATTAA
- a CDS encoding Schizosaccharomyces specific phosphoprotein: MEKLHENEVKNLAQETKTSSTDHISSIFKRPKIKSSSLNKAYLGKTSTPACSNAVNGVSGGPPKNAQAPGRIDGSISPSTNAGSNNSTPKSASASLAAAVPEVIDDSARLNTVDHASPTTGVKHASSVGHTAAHNKVRLSIKLSTSGNVSGAGTPKAVTSNTNPWAVRSAERLSSNTTTNRTASPESIDTQIENKKGATSLYASAAAAAARHSTSAALASYAGTIYDSSGNVIKGLENPSSLSASSNQSQDGLSNVDAKSVQALAVSASSSSSRLHQTEKNQDTQSKENTTTQNKNDTASGCEEVSPTRLPSPTSVRRASHFSEGKWDEIDDEDDDDWGSTIEFEDGTTVVIDAKTRKYEPLKTPEHEKPEPEPSSSHSQSASHTFSSTYTSSDINASETPKPDLVDNAPTNSELLSDEIPIASSGPTEQASGEIRGRSIEKLDYSKSTLEKEPDAPQDTVASFESEEATKVVEQPTSDLDQSASSPSIAVNTLREEQQRVMSEARQKAVERRRQEDEQLAQSRERARKKAEEIRLVTESREPGSPLDTSNVNDVKDDQVSPTLLNVQQKQDDVDFSSWRDNDQPIPPVQPIMNLEKSGNLRSSVGSDENATRHSKSRSIDEVILSIKDVIFDNNLYKQRTFQSGTSQLPVRPHQEQLSSSRYSSAVTSPYSDKMKSSFDSNNVLHNRPHGTAKISRPRGDVILNIRFPYSNPTRKLSTRSLRLEELKPLEEKVPVFRSSSKQPLRIHPSQPFRVTVSLPGEKAVQVLRRSFRNTMNPNHYDPHRRERIDTGFWRSAA; encoded by the coding sequence ATGGAGAAATTAcatgaaaatgaagtaaAAAACCTTGcacaagaaacaaaaacgtCCTCTACGGATCATATAAGCTCGATATTTAAGCGACCGAAAATtaaatcttcttccttgaaCAAAGCATATTTGGGAAAGACATCCACACCAGCTTGTTCTAATGCTGTCAACGGGGTTTCTGGAGGTCCTCCTAAGAATGCTCAAGCACCCGGTCGCATAGATGGATCCATCTCACCTTCTACGAATGCAGGATCAAATAACTCGACCCCTAAAAGTGCTTCTGCTTCTTTAGCAGCGGCGGTTCCTGAGGTTATTGATGATTCGGCACGATTGAATACTGTAGATCATGCTTCACCAACTACAGGCGTCAAACATGCATCTAGTGTCGGCCATACTGCTGCCCATAATAAGGTCCGCCTGTCTATCAAACTAAGCACTAGTGGAAATGTAAGCGGGGCAGGCACCCCGAAGGCTGTTACTAGCAACACCAATCCTTGGGCAGTCCGTTCCGCCGAACGCTTATCATCAAATACTACTACGAATAGAACAGCATCTCCTGAGAGTATAGATACtcaaatagaaaacaaaaagggaGCTACTTCTTTATATGCGTCTGCTGCTGCGGCCGCCGCCCGCCATTCGACTTCAGCTGCTCTAGCTTCGTATGCTGGGACAATTTATGATTCTAGTGGCAATGTTATTAAGGGACTTGAGAATCCAAGCTCATTGTCCGCTTCTTCTAATCAATCTCAAGATGGTTTGTCTAACGTCGATGCAAAAAGTGTGCAAGCTCTCGCTGTTTCCGCCTCCTCTTCCTCCAGTCGTCTTCACCAAACCGAGAAAAACCAAGACACTCAAAGTAAGGAAAATACCACTACACAGAATAAAAATGACACTGCCTCTGGTTGTGAAGAAGTATCACCAACTCGTCTTCCTTCTCCAACAAGCGTCCGTCGTGCTTCTCACTTCTCTGAGGGAAAATGGGATGAAATTGACGATGAGGATGATGATGATTGGGGAAGTACAATCGAGTTCGAAGATGGAACTACGGTCGTTATTGACGCCAAAACTAGAAAATATGAGCCTTTAAAAACCCCTGAACATGAAAAACCGGAACCGGAACCTTCCTCCTCACACTCCCAATCCGCGTCTCatacattttcttcaacttaCACTAGTTCCGATATTAATGCCTCGGAAACGCCGAAACCTGATTTGGTTGATAATGCACCTACCAATTCCGAACTTCTTTCCGATGAAATCCCTATAGCTTCTTCTGGCCCAACTGAACAAGCAAGTGGAGAAATTAGAGGAAGATCTATTGAAAAGTTAGATTACAGCAAGTCAACACTCGAGAAGGAGCCCGATGCTCCACAAGACACTGTTGCCTCTTTTGAAAGCGAGGAAGCTACCAAGGTTGTGGAACAGCCTACTTCTGATTTAGATCAAAGCGcttcttctccttcaatAGCCGTAAACACTCTTCGAGAAGAACAACAGCGTGTAATGTCAGAAGCCCGTCAAAAAGCCGTTGAGCGTAGGCGTCAAGAAGACGAGCAACTCGCGCAATCAAGAGAACGAGCTCGGAAAAAAGCAGAAGAGATCAGACTAGTGACTGAGTCAAGAGAACCTGGTAGTCCTTTGGACACATCCAACGTCAACGATGTTAAGGACGATCAAGTTTCACCAACTCTACTCAACGTTCAGCAAAAGCAAGACGATGtagatttttcttcttggagAGACAATGATCAGCCTATTCCTCCTGTTCAACCTATTATGAATTTGGAGAAGTCAGGAAATCTTCGTTCTTCAGTTGGTAGCGATGAGAACGCAACTCGTCACAGCAAATCTAGAAGCATAGATGAAGTTATTCTCAGTATTAAGGATGTTATTTTTGATAACAATCTTTATAAACAGCGTACCTTTCAAAGCGGTACTTCTCAATTGCCTGTTCGTCCTCATCAGGAACAGCTGAGTAGCTCCCGATACTCGTCGGCTGTAACCTCTCCTTATTCCGACAAGATGAAATCTTCTTTCGATTCGAATAACGTTTTACACAACAGGCCTCACGGTACCGCCAAAATTTCTCGTCCCCGAGGAGACGTGATACTGAACATTCGTTTTCCTTATTCGAACCCAACGCGTAAATTGTCTACTAGGTCATTAAGATTAGAGGAGTTGAAACcattggaagaaaaagttccAGTGTTTCGATCATCCTCAAAACAACCACTTCGTATTCATCCTAGTCAACCTTTTCGAGTTACTGTAAGCTTACCTGGAGAAAAAGCTGTACAAGTACTCAGACGCTCTTTTCGTAATACTATGAATCCCAATCATTATGATCCTCATCGCCGGGAGCGAATAGATACGGGCTTTTGGCGATCGGCAGCTTGA
- the spc25 gene encoding Ndc80 complex subunit Spc25 gives MTLSNFPDLELNYNDLKLKISNFNSIFDRFLQDERKQLLNNKNEYLKELSTVYENQKNSEKTLDHLRAREQSFNELLEKERVEREATEQEIQTIQGKAEAMQKRKQTILDEIERCRVVLTTKRHTKEELDSLKRKQEQLNMPELQFWQDYLGLRMEGVHEEVIRFVFTNIDEKNWDKPFSFQINLSHIDYEVTHCRPPLLILDDLVKKLNQSRDFYQFLRDIRKGFIDYHKGRES, from the exons ATGACTTTATCCAATTTTCCTGATTTAGAGCTGAATTATAAtgatttgaaattaaaaatatcCAATTTTAATAGCATTTTTGATCGATTCCTGCAAGATGAGCGTAAACAGCTTTTAAATAATAAGAATGAGTATCTTAAGGAACTTTCGACCGTTTATG aaaaccaaaagaacaGTGAAAAAACGTTAGACCATTTACGAGCTCGCGAACAAAGCTTTAATGAATTGCTTGAGAAAGAACGGGTTGAAAGAGAGGCTACTGAACAAGAAATACAAACAATTCAGGGAAAGGCAGAAGCTATGCAAAAGCGTAAACAGACCATTCTTGATGAAATAGAGCGTTGTCGAGTTGTGCTTACTACAAAACGGCacacaaaagaagaattggattcattgaagagaaaacaagagCAATTAAACATGCCAGAGCTTCAATTCTGGCAAGATTATCTAGGATTGCGAATGGAAGGTGTTCATGAAGAAGTAATTCGCTTTGTATTTACTAACATAGACGAGAAAAATTGGGACAAGCCATTCTCCTTTCAAATTAACCTAAGCCATATAGATTACGAAG TAACTCACTGTCGTCCTCCACTTCTTATCTTGGATGATTTGGTCAAGAAACTAAATCAGTCAAGAGACTTTTATCAGTTTTTGAGAGATATAAGGAAAGGATTTATAGATTATCACAAGGGCCGTGAAAGTTGA
- the mrpl32 gene encoding mitochondrial ribosomal protein subunit L32, with product MSAIVSNSMKIPSRFLQAGILGLTSYSIRLQIPYFGLQDLWNSILLAVPKKKTSYSKKRSRFLAGKALKDKTNLNRCPVCSSFKLAHHMCPSCYKGLRQEWKSQDF from the coding sequence ATGTCGGCAATTGTCAGCAATTCTATGAAAATTCCTTCAAGGTTCCTTCAAGCTGGGATCCTTGGTCTAACATCTTATTCGATTCGCTTACAAATCCCATACTTTGGATTACAAGATCTGTGGAACTCTATTTTGCTTGCcgttccaaaaaagaaaacctcGTACTCGAAGAAGAGAAGCCGCTTTCTCGCTGGTAAGGCTCtaaaagacaaaacaaatttgaACCGATGCCCCGTTTGTAGTTCTTTCAAACTGGCCCATCATATGTGTCCTTCTTGCTATAAGGGTCTTCGCCAGGAATGGAAATCCCAAGACTTCTAA
- the shk1 gene encoding PAK-related kinase Shk1, translating into MNRDEKNAAFYYRKKNPSSTSIKPVLTRTQSDLSGFSENEFRSLTPSRMAPKPPSINTNIQKDAFGSNSFAASRSSSRTPLGSRQTSSNSIQKLHSYSSVDSRQSDEKPQKKSAFESFVSSMSSLFTGGNGSSPTSSYTSGASSPRKSAVISSPFDPKHVTHVGFNYETGEFTGMPTEWQALLKVSGITKSEQVQHPQAVLDAMAFYSQSKKYLENGTSPPFPRDSVERAAAPSPISSISTGASSPVHNRNAFPSNLQPSRPAPTPPVSTGANSSIASPKPVNPPKAYTSHQSSPLASKKSFNQVLRSQSPVLLPSPTLSSVQPKHIRPNKTPQTCHDELPTKPAAVQVPPTEATATQRVQKRGPRQQPNDAATLAKLQSICNKENPTLLYRNFSKIGQGASGDVFSARQVGTNLSVAIKKMNINQQPKKEFIVNEILVMKSHHHKNIVNFIDTFFFKSELWMIMEYMRGGSLTEVVTNNTITEGQMATICRETLEGLRHLHRNGIVHRDIKSDNILLSLQGDVKLTDFGFCAQINSQMSKRTTMVGTPYWMAPEVVTRKEYGFKVDVWSLGIMAIEMVEGEPPYLNENPLRALYLIATIGTPKVSRPELLSSTFNDFLAKSLNVNPKIRPSSEELLRHPFLKRSVPLTSLIPLIKSIHRSR; encoded by the exons ATGAATAGAGACGAAAAAAATGCTGCATTTTACtatcgaaaaaaaaatccttcCTCAACTAGCATAAAACCCGTGTTGACTCGTACACAGTCTGATTTGTCCGGTTTTagtgaaaatgaatttagAAGTTTAACGCCATCTAGAATGGCTCCAAAACCACCGTCTATCAATACGaacattcaaaaagatgCGTTTGGTTCTAATTCCTTTGCAGCTTCCCGTTCAAGTTCTCGAACACCGTTAGGGTCTCGACAGACAAGTTCAAATTCTATACAAAAGTTACACTCGTACTCTTCTGTTGATTCGCGTCAAAGCGATGAGAAGCCCCAGAAAAAGTCTGCGTTTGAGAGTTTTGTTTCGAGTATGagttctttgtttactggGGGAAATGGTAGTAGTCCAACGAGCTCATATACTTCCGGTGCGAGTAGCCCACGAAAATCAGCCGTCATATCTTCTCCCTTTGATCCAAAGCACGTAACTCACGTTGGTTTTAATTATGAAACTGGTGAATTTACAGGCATGCCTACCGAGTGGCAAGCACTTTTGAAGGTCAGTGGAATTACGAAATCTGAACAAGTCCAACATCCCCAGGCTGTACTTGATGCTATGGCTTTTTACTCGCagtcaaaaaaatatttggaGAATGGTACCAGTCCACCTTTCCCTCGAGACAGTGTAGAACGAGCTGCTGCCCCTTCTCCAATTTCAAGTATCTCGACTGGTGCTTCTTCCCCAGTTCATAACCGTAACGCTTTTCCCAGTAATCTCCAGCCATCCCGTCCGGCACCGACCCCTCCTGTTAGCACGGGCGCCAATTCTTCTATTGCATCGCCGAAACCTGTAAATCCCCCTAAAGCATATACGTCTCATCAGTCATCGCCGTTGGCTTCCAAAAAGTCTTTCAATCAAGTTTTACGGAGTCAGTCACCAGTATTACTTCCTTCGCCTACTTTGAGTTCTGTTCAGCCAAAACACATTCGTCCAAACAAAACACCCCAAACCTGCCATGATGAATTGCCTACAAAACCTGCTGCGGTTCAAGTCCCCCCAACAGAAGCTACGGCTACTCAGCGAGTGCAAAAACGCGGTCCTCGTCAACAACCAAATGATGCAGCAACATTAGCTAAATTACAGTCAATCtgcaacaaagaaaatcctACCCTGTTGTACCGtaatttctcaaaaattgGGCAAGGCGCTTCTGGTGATGTATTTTCGGCTCGTCAGGTCGGCACAAACTTGTCAGTTgctataaaaaaaatgaatatcaATCAACAACCCaagaaagaatttattGTGAATGAAATTCTCGTGATGAAATCGCATCATCATAAGAATATTGTGAACTTTATTGacacattcttttttaagtCTGAGCTTTGGATGATTATGGAATATATGCGAGGCGGCAGCTTGACTGAAGTCGTCACCAACAATACAATAACGGAAGGCCAAATGGCTACAATTTGTAGAGAAACCTTGGAAGGTTTGAGGCATCTGCACCGAAATGGTATTGTTCATCGCGATATCAAGTCCGATAATATTTTGCTGTCCTTGCAAGGAGATGTAAAATTGA CTGATTTTGGATTCTGTGCCCAAATAAACAGCCAGATGTCAAAACGTACCACCATGGTGGGTACACCGTACTGGATGGCACCTGAAGTTGTTACAAGGAAAGAATATGG aTTCAAGGTGGATGTCTGGAGTTTGGGTATTATGGCTATTGAAATGGTAGAGGGTGAACCTCCTTATCTCAACGAAAATCCTTTACGAGCTTTATACCTAATTGCTACAATCGGCACTCCAAAGGTTAGCAGACCAGAGCTTTTGAGTTCGACGTTTAATGACTTTCTCGCAAAGTCTCTTAATGTTAATCCAAAGATACGTCCTAGTTCAGAAGAGCTTTTAAGACATCCGTTTCTGAAAAGATCTGTTCCTCTTACTTCTCTCATTCC TTTAATCAAGTCTATTCATCGTTCTAGATAG
- the gpi16 gene encoding pig-T, Gpi16, producing the protein MRLCEFVLVFLFSLFSLGYASLNEEYNERLYLENLSNRHTYASFTFEIDTKTNKENGYAFSERNYQFFPLSLARTMKDQKAMDLHVRATRGRWDYGFWKQPPDNGFHSGGSGFEVWASFIDDQDIDSWYKLTSQLSGLFCFSSNNIDDLNTYQPLLSFVPSSFTTSHSRYFASLPQESVCTENLSSLLKFLPCKNRAGIASLLDSHLLFDTDWYSLSIDIVPNLVDDLSSMKLIVKIQTVIDVERTNRRKDRIRFPPPPEFCGDDITHDPLRCLTATYTSSFHTLEDLFHKSLETRCPFSSSESDIYVKNSSNSVVGYPLQMVEEISIPVLLEKRPEFPVFVERSLTNSGNHWGGIVSTFTNPSDDSYSIVYFERLPWYARVYLHTMKITVNDKPVSSNEFFQDQVYQPSKDRKAGTMIESRFTIHAHSSVVMSYDIEKTTLRLQEYPPDANRGYDLPPSIVSVFSRDDVEICQLRTSALLMFIPTPDFSMPYNVIILTSTVMALTFGGSFNFLTRKIVPVSELPKSQKPSLLRRLRSKLKRKDRDSN; encoded by the coding sequence ATGAGGCTATGTGAATTTGTATTagtttttctcttttctttgttttctcttggATATGCTTCTTTAAACGAGGAATATAATGAAAGAttatatttggaaaacttGTCAAATCGGCATACCTACGCTTCATTCACCTTTGAAATTGAcacgaaaacaaacaaagaaaatggatatGCATTTTCAGAACGAAATTATCAATTTTTTCCGCTTTCTCTTGCCCGAACAATGAAGGATCAAAAGGCAATGGACCTTCATGTTAGGGCAACTAGGGGTAGATGGGATTATGGGTTTTGGAAGCAACCTCCTGACAATGGATTTCATTCTGGTGGGTCCGGTTTTGAGGTTTGGGCTTCCTTTATTGATGATCAAGATATAGACTCCTGGTACAAATTAACTAGTCAGCTTTCaggtttgttttgtttttcttcaaataacATCGATGACTTGAATACATATCAAcctcttctttcttttgtaccATCTTCGTTCACCACTTCGCATTCTCGATACTTTGCTTCCCTCCCACAAGAGTCCGTCTGCACGGAGAATCTCTCCTCTTTGCTCAAATTTTTACCTTGTAAAAATAGGGCTGGAATTGCTTCACTTTTGGACAGCCATTTGTTGTTTGACACGGATTGGTATTCTCTATCTATAGACATTGTGCCCAATCTGGTTGATGACCTTAGCTCCATGAAATTGATTGTCAAGATTCAAACTGTCATTGACGTGGAAAGGAcaaacagaagaaaagatagaaTTAGATTTCCACCTCCTCCTGAATTTTGCGGTGATGATATTACTCATGATCCTTTACGTTGCTTGACTGCCACTTACACATCAAGTTTTCATACTCTCGAAGACCTATTTCACAAATCCCTCGAAACGAGATGtcctttttcatcttctgaAAGTGACATATATGTTAAAAATTCTTCTAATTCTGTCGTTGGGTATCCTTTGCAAATGGTGGAAGAGATATCTATTCCTGTTCTACTTGAAAAACGCCCGGAATTTCcagtttttgttgaaagGTCTTTAACGAATTCTGGAAATCATTGGGGTGGTATCGTTTCAACTTTTACTAATCCCTCTGATGATTCTTATAGTATTGTGTACTTTGAACGATTACCTTGGTATGCTCGCGTGTATCTTCATACTATGAAAATAACCGTTAATGATAAACCGGTATCCtctaatgaatttttcCAGGACCAAGTGTACCAACCCTCAAAAGACCGTAAAGCTGGAACTATGATTGAGTCTCGATTCACGATTCATGCTCATTCATCTGTCGTTATGTCTTATGatatagaaaaaacaactttaCGACTTCAAGAATACCCACCAGATGCTAACCGGGGTTATGACCTTCCACCTTCAATCGTTAGCGTTTTTAGCAGAGACGATGTTGAAATATGTCAATTGCGAACCTCGGCTCTTTTAATGTTTATTCCTACGCCCGACTTTAGTATGCCATACAACGTTATAATTTTGACATCGACCGTTATGGCTTTAACGTTTGGAGGAAGCTTTAATTTCCTCACAAGAAAAATCGTTCCTGTCAGCGAATTACCAAAATCGCAGAAGCCATCCTTGCTCCGAAGACTCCGCTCTAAATTGAAGAGAAAAGACAGGGACTCAAATTGA
- a CDS encoding RNA-binding protein, G-patch type, GPANK1-like protein, translating into MELNNKGHEKYIQSYGFYKNRPRINFVRPQEEQTESREKIEEKGSVSSFYYSLFSEDVKNLDKSAANNARGSVCPACQIFIEAENQITHAKSVRHLLSVNHIDNKYQPGLVKPGSLGYRVLSQFGWSPKGHVSGLGAEHQGRRAPVRHTRVKNDNLGIGVQLRPNRPKPVSRKGKRHSQIQHKRDVRLKQALLKHFSSNN; encoded by the coding sequence ATGGagttaaataataaagggcatgaaaaatatatacaGTCTTATGGTTTCTATAAAAATCGGCCACGGATTAACTTTGTGAGGCCTCAAGAAGAGCAAACAGAAAGCCGGGAAAAaatcgaagaaaaaggctctgtttcatctttttattaCTCTCTATTTTCGGAAGATGtgaaaaatttggataAAAGTGCTGCCAATAACGCACGCGGGTCAGTGTGCCCTGCATGTCAAATATTCATTGAAGCTGAGAATCAAATTACGCACGCGAAATCAGTAAGGCATTTATTATCGGTAAATCATATAGATAATAAATACCAACCTGGTCTCGTGAAACCAGGCAGCCTTGGTTATCGAGTTTTATCCCAGTTTGGATGGTCTCCGAAAGGCCATGTTTCTGGGCTAGGTGCTGAACATCAAGGACGTCGAGCTCCTGTCCGTCATACAAGAGTTAAAAATGATAATTTGGGGATTGGAGTTCAATTACGCCCCAACCGACCGAAACCCGTTTCTCGAAAAGGTAAGCGGCATTCTCAAATTCAACATAAACGCGATGTTCGTTTGAAGCAAGCCTTATTaaaacatttttcttcaaataattAG
- the tti2 gene encoding ASTRA complex subunit Tti2, which yields MQPWEQVVKKLNALEHDVPEQISLQKQLDFLDGFVLKIEEEKLSHNLTALLPYLSPKEKWINFENNELDFEIRKPYCERAYRLLSIFQEEIKQFVKEKDNWELLLTLISLRDIKYKPFEVYSVHIVDNTLALISTEEKEDFQNYVLDYQSSLFSRDDRLTGQGRRYAYELPPEKFRQDQTAALLEPSWKSKNFFIPGVLHWVISNQNRFTIRDRWHKVIPSVLRILNDLNPMVKQKGLMLVKSTLDVSGIEFLIHTGLAEILREDLMLFYTFLPPRYKAETCSSLINFSFHLLIQFEKEMPDLLDKLFLDGVMYIFQFASDSIPMIRLAFLECMHLMKKLNHRFLRYLTTTLDQLCLRIENPLLCNAPEFLLFLLETLQSFLKVYYYRVSSHHAQILISLVSSYRNCAHTNLKELNSCKGLITEILRFVENNLTESQKLDYQAVIPLVERPPA from the exons ATGCAGCCTTGGGAGCAGGTAGTGAAAAAGCTGAATGCTTTGGAACACGACGTTCCGGAACAAATTTCTCTTCAAAAG CAATTGGACTTTCTGGATGGGTTTGTCTTGAAAatcgaagaagaaaagctttctcATAATTTAACTGCATTACTGCCATATCTGTCgccaaaagaaaaatggatAAATTTTG AAAACAATGAGTTGGATTTTGAGATCAGGAAACCATATTGTGAGCGAGCATATCGACTCCTGAGTATATTTCAGGAGGAAATTAAACAATttgtgaaagaaaaagataattGGGAGCTCCTTCTGACGTTAATTTCGCTTCGAGATATTAAATATAAGCCTTTTGAGGTTTATTCTGTTCACATCGTTGACAATACACTGGCATTGATATCCACAGAGGAGAAGGAAGACTTCCAAAACTATGTTTTGGATTATCAgtcttctcttttttcccGAGATGATCGCTTAACAGGACAAGGAAGGCGATACGCATATGAACTTCCTCCTGAAAAATTCAGACAAGATCAAACAGCTGCACTCCTGGAACCATCATGGAAgtcaaaaaacttttttattcctgGAGTATTACATTGGGTTATTAGCAACCAAAATCGCTTTACAATTCGAGATAGATGGCATAAAGTGATTCCATCAGTGCTGCGAATTTTGAATGATCTCAATCCAATGGTGAAACAAAAGGGCTTGATGCTAGTTAAGTCAACACTAGATGTATCAGGGattgaatttttgattCATACGGGACTAGCGGAGATTCTACGTGAAGACCTTATGCTGTTCTATACATTTTTGCCCCCACGATATAAAGCCGAGACATGTTCTTCCcttataaatttttcatttcatttattaattcagtttgagaaagaaatgCCAGACTTGCTGGATAAACTGTTTCTGGACGGTGTTATGTACATCTTTCAGTTCGCCTCAGACAGCATTCCCATGATTCGTCTCGCTTTTTTGGAATGCATGCATCTCATGAAGAAACTGAACCATAGATTTTTGAGATACCTTACT ACAACTTTGGATCAACTTTGTTTAAGGATCGAGAACCCATTGCTTTGTAACGCTCCGGAGTTCCTGTTATTCCTTTTGGAAACGCTACAGTCATTCTTAAAAGTTTATTATTACCGTGTATCCTCCCATCATGCACAGATTCTTATTTCACTAGTGTCTTCATATAGGAATTGTGCCCATacaaatttgaaagaactAAATTCATGCAAAGGATTAATTACAGAAATCCTTCGATTCGTTGAAAATAACTTAACGGAATCTCAGAAACTGGATTATCAGGCTGTAATACCTTTAGTGGAACGCCCACCTGCTTGA
- the cmp7 gene encoding ESCRT III complex subunit Cmp7 yields MQDDESLIDFLKKKDIFKESRLRSLYSDFRNLYSKNPEGFKANIQTWKDAVETASFHNKLKFKLIIRFDESLENAFFSSSFGKPLSLGMIANYLQEKSVWPEVNEFLHACKNPDLGLQSYFSLYSWLHWGGRIISSQIQRGNLFESSYSKDTLVLLKNVELLASLIRKEAHRLQSTYTSTIYTWNSFQATFGPILWKGTVLSTVELECLLQWMCHRIRLIVFDKDTIKFLPNDSQEGILESVDKSIAAIVESRSFISKSKDLVNKKIEDISLGVRESISKAEKLTALTYLRRKKVLLKESDRKEAALLQVDSLLSSIDEAFENKLLLSALSSGSEVLKSVVSQMGGIEHVNEILNSVQEAKFDFQEIDSAITTTTAPETDINSEELEKEWEDLVKEDKKEEDLTAMLNRVSLNPPSKPIPSLKGQLSKESTLTQKEAEPST; encoded by the exons ATGCAAGATGATGAATCTTTAATTGactttttaaagaaaaaagatatatttaaagaaagtCGGCTGAGAAGCCTCTACTCTGATTTCAGAAACCTTTATTCCAAGAATCCAGAGGGATTTAAAGCTAATATACAAACGTGGAAAGATGCGGTAGAAACAGCAAGCTTCCAtaataaattgaaatttaagTTAATTATTCGTTTCGATGAAAGCCTCGAAAATGCCTTTTTTAGTTCGTCGTTTGGGAAACCCTTAAGTTTAGGAATGATTGCC AATTACTTACAAGAGAAGAGTGTATGGCCCGAGGTTAACGAGTTTCTACATGCGTGCAAGAATCCTGATCTGGGATTGCAATCTTATTTTTCTCTATATTCTTGGTTACATTGGGGAGGTAGAATCATCAGCTCTCAAATACAAAGAGGAAATCTGTTTGAATCCTCCTATTCGAAGGACACTCTAgtccttttgaaaaacgTAGAATTACTGGCCAGCCTTATACGAAAAGAAGCTCACCGATTACAGAGTACGTACACAAGCACTATATATACATGGAATTCGTTCCAAGCCACATTTGGACCGATACTATGGAAAGGAACAGTACTTTCTACTGTGGAATTGGAATGCTTGTTACAATGGATGTGCCATCGTATACGTTTAATTGTCTTTGACAAGGAT ACTATCAAGTTTTTACCCAATGATTCCCAAGAAGGGATCCTTGAAAGTGTTGATAAATCAATCGCAGCAATCGTGGAATCCAGAAGCTTTATATCGAAAAGCAAGGATCTTGTTAACAAAAAGATTGAGGACATTTCCCTGGGGGTTCGGGAATCGATTTCAAAGGCAGAGAAATTAACAGCCCTTACGTATCTAcggagaaaaaaagttctGCTGAAGGAGTCCGATAGGAAAGAAGCAGCTCTTCTCCAAGTAGattctttgctttccaGTATTGATGaggcttttgaaaataaattactTTTGTCAGCGCTTTCCTCGGGTTCTGAAGTTCTCAAATCTGTTGTCAGTCAAATGGGTGGTATTGAGCATGTGAATGAGATTTTGAACTCTGTCCAGGAAGCtaaatttgattttcaagaaattgatTCTGCCATTACGACAACAACCGCTCCGGAAACTGATATTAACTCAGAAGAACtcgaaaaagaatgggAAGATCTTGTCAAAGAGGataagaaagaagaggatCTCACTGCTATGCTTAATAGAGTGTCTTTAAATCCACCATCGAAACCCATACCTTCTTTAAAAGGCCAGCtatcaaaagaatcaacTTTAACTCAGAAAGAAGCTGAGCCATCTACATAA